The Sesamum indicum cultivar Zhongzhi No. 13 linkage group LG6, S_indicum_v1.0, whole genome shotgun sequence genome has a segment encoding these proteins:
- the LOC105163976 gene encoding transcription repressor OFP17-like: protein MAVSLSLMALNNTSTDNTSTNYTMKLRNPASFKCHLSNQCKKIIQIFKFRLRKPVFVRALKFRHLKPNIKRSRHGGFPLSKILSPLHSLWRKRESTDDRVTELTSFPESTQHKAPQPSPLTPAYIRMSRATKRDENEIEDACRSFENCLIEMIVEDGRMADVVDVEELLYCWKNLRSPIFVDLVCRFYGELCKDLFSSSCENYGIETPKGLLR from the coding sequence ATGGCAGTTTCCCTTTCCCTTATGGCCTTAAATAACACAAGTACAGACAACACATCCACCAACTACACAATGAAACTACGAAATCCAGCTTCATTCAAATGCCATCTTTCCAACcaatgcaagaaaataatacaaatcTTCAAATTCAGACTTCGAAAACCGGTCTTTGTAAGAGCTCTCAAGTTTCGTCACCTGAAACCTAACATCAAGAGGAGCAGACATGGAGGGTTTCCTCTATCAAAGATCCTCTCACCTCTGCATTCACTATGGCGAAAGAGAGAGTCGACGGACGACCGAGTCACAGAGCTGACGAGCTTTCCGGAATCCACGCAACATAAAGCACCGCAACCCTCACCGCTCACCCCTGCATACATAAGGATGAGTAGAGCCACTAAAAGGGATGAGAATGAGATCGAAGATGCGTGCAGAAGCTTTGAGAACTGTTTGATAGAGATGATCGTGGAAGACGGGAGGATGGCAGATGTAGTGGATGTTGAAGAGCTTCTTTACTGCTGGAAGAACCTCAGGTCTCCAATCTTTGTTGATTTGGTGTGCCGGTTCTATGGGGAGCTATGCAAAGATTTGTTTTCCAGTAGCTGCGAGAATTACGGTATAGAAACGCCCAAGGGACTTCTGAGGTAG